CAACCTCGTTTACGACAAGGGAACCAAGTTCGGATTGGAGACCGATGGCCGCATTGAATCGATCTTGATGAGCCTGCCCGAAACAGCTTCCTGGATCTATAATTTTCAACCGCAGAAGAATGGTCTTGAATTTCAGACACTTAACCTTCTTCGAAAGGGAGTTGATTGGGTAGGAATCTGACATTGCCGCATCTTATTTTGGTTATTTTTGGTTGTAAGGGTTTGAATTCAATTTGAGCCTGAATTTGTTAGCAACCGAACCCTGAACGAAACGTTCTTGAATCGGTTGACCAGCGACCGATTGACGAAATGAAGAACCCCATTCTGAACCTGCTTTTTCTTGTGGCGATAATTATCGCTTTCGGGGGCAAGAAGGCGGAGGCTTCTCACGCGCTTGGAGCTGAGATCACTTATGAGTGCCTCGGAGGCGATCAATACCGAATTCGATTGGTATTCTATCGCGATTGTGGAGGTATTGCAGCACCAACCGCTCCGTCCATCAACATTTCGTCATCGTGCGGTAACCAGAGTTTGGGGATGACGCTTTTGCCTCCCGATCCGCCATTTCCTCCGTTCGATCAGTATCTGGTGGATTACGAATTGCCGGTTTACTGTCAAGCATCCAACTGCGGCAGTGGTAACAATCCCGGTATTCAGGAGTATGTTTACGAGGCAACGACAACGTTGCCCCCTTGTTCCGACTGGACGATGAGCTATGACCTTTGTTGTCGGAGCGCGTCCATCAATACGATCAATGCACCGGGTAGTCAGGATATCTATGTGAGTGCGTTCTTGAACAATCAGGCTGCGCCATGCAACAGTTCGCCTCAGTTCGATGTGCCAGCGCGTGGTTTCATCTGTCTGAATCAGGACAACACGATCCTTGCAACGGCAACCGACCCCGATGGAGATATGCTTGTTTATAGTCTCTACACGCCTTGGTACGATCCGAATGCAAGTGTAAGCTACTTGGGTGGCTTCAGTCAGAACAACCCGCTTTCATCTACTTTCTACAACTTCAACAATGGAACAATTACCACGCACCCGACCAGTAACGGTCAGATAACGGTTATCGGGGTGATGGTGGAGGAATATCGGAACGGTGTACTGATAGGCCGCGTGGTCCGCGACATGCAGGTACGCGTGATCAACAACTGTCCGCAGAACCCAGGGAGCGACTTCGATATTGACCAGGACGGGATTTTTGATGCGGACACATTTGTCATCTGTACAGATAATCCGATACAACTGGACATTTACCTGAACAACACCTTGCCGAACTTGACCTACGGTATGGTTGCGGAGAATCTGTCAGATTTTCCTGGGGCTACATTCAATACGGTTCCCAATGGTTCAGCGCCCGGAGGCATTGTCGGACAGTTCGTTTGGTTGCCCGGACCTTCGTATGTAGGAACTACCCAAACGTTGGTCATGACCGCGTTCGATAATAATTGTCCCGTGGTCGGTTATTCCAATTTCACGTATCAGTTCACCATTACCGGACTTGAATTGGACGTGGATATTGACACGGTTGCCATTTCATGTACCGACTCGGTGGAAATGAACGCCATTGTCTCCAGCGGTACGCCACCGTATACGTTCGTTTGGAATGATGGCTATGTTGGCCCGCACAGATGGGTGACAGAAGGCTTGTATGTGGTGGAAGTGACCGATAACGAAGGGTGTACCGGACACGATTCCATCAATGTTTACTATGTGGATGACCCGCAGGGAGCGTTCTTCGATCCGCCAGGCGCGTGTGTGGATTCGGCTGTCCATTTCGTGGACCAATCCTTCAGTAATTATCCGGCCAACTTGCCACCGATAAACATTGTCGATTGGGAATGGGATTTTGGTGATGGAACGGTGGTGAACGGAGTTCAGAACCCTTCTCATGCGTATGATACGGCAGGTCTTTACCAAGTTCAGTTGGTGGTGACCAACGACCTCGGTTGTCGCGATACGGCTTGGAGTTCGGTGTGGGCCAATCCGCCACCGAATGTCGGTTTTGAGTTTGAGAACGTCTGTCAGGACACGCTTTTCACATTCACCGACCTTTCAACCATCGATACGGGTCAGGTGGTAGGTTGGGGTTGGGATTTCGGTGATGGTTCGCAGCCTGTTCAGTCTCAGAACACGACCCATCAGTTCAGTCCTTACGGATATTATAATGTCACATTGGTGGCCGTTTCCGATAGCGGGTGTCCATCTTCGTTGACGCAGCAGGTTTATGCATTTCCACTACCTACAGCTGATTTTTCTGCTGCCGATGTATGCTATGGAACCTTGTCAACCTTCAATGACCTCTCAACCGTTGATGCTGGAACGGTAGAGGCCTGGCAATGGGATTTCGGTGATCAGACCGCCCTCTCAAACCTGCAAAACGCAGTACATTCATATAGCGATACAGGAACATTTGACGTGACCTTGATCGTGACCACCGATTCCATCTGTAGAGATACGATAACCCAGTCGGTGGTGGTGCATCCGGCCCCAACTGCAGGTTTTGTGAACGATACGGTTTGCGCACAACTTGAAATGACATTCACAGATACATCTACAGTTTCTGGTGGAAGTATTGTGAGCTGGAATTGGTATTTCGGAGACAGCGGACAGTCGACCGATCAAAACCCTGTTCACATCTATGATCCGGGAGGTCAATACATAGGGTCGTTGGTGGTGGAAACGGATCTCGGATGTGTGGATAGCGTTTCAAAACCGATCATTGTCTACCCCAAGCCTACTGCGGATTTCAACCCTATTCCTGCATGTCAGAATGACGAGAACGTATTTGTTGACCAGACCGTTGTGGCAGGCGGCTCGGCCGTGGTTTCTTGGGATTG
The sequence above is drawn from the Flavobacteriales bacterium genome and encodes:
- a CDS encoding PKD domain-containing protein → MKNPILNLLFLVAIIIAFGGKKAEASHALGAEITYECLGGDQYRIRLVFYRDCGGIAAPTAPSINISSSCGNQSLGMTLLPPDPPFPPFDQYLVDYELPVYCQASNCGSGNNPGIQEYVYEATTTLPPCSDWTMSYDLCCRSASINTINAPGSQDIYVSAFLNNQAAPCNSSPQFDVPARGFICLNQDNTILATATDPDGDMLVYSLYTPWYDPNASVSYLGGFSQNNPLSSTFYNFNNGTITTHPTSNGQITVIGVMVEEYRNGVLIGRVVRDMQVRVINNCPQNPGSDFDIDQDGIFDADTFVICTDNPIQLDIYLNNTLPNLTYGMVAENLSDFPGATFNTVPNGSAPGGIVGQFVWLPGPSYVGTTQTLVMTAFDNNCPVVGYSNFTYQFTITGLELDVDIDTVAISCTDSVEMNAIVSSGTPPYTFVWNDGYVGPHRWVTEGLYVVEVTDNEGCTGHDSINVYYVDDPQGAFFDPPGACVDSAVHFVDQSFSNYPANLPPINIVDWEWDFGDGTVVNGVQNPSHAYDTAGLYQVQLVVTNDLGCRDTAWSSVWANPPPNVGFEFENVCQDTLFTFTDLSTIDTGQVVGWGWDFGDGSQPVQSQNTTHQFSPYGYYNVTLVAVSDSGCPSSLTQQVYAFPLPTADFSAADVCYGTLSTFNDLSTVDAGTVEAWQWDFGDQTALSNLQNAVHSYSDTGTFDVTLIVTTDSICRDTITQSVVVHPAPTAGFVNDTVCAQLEMTFTDTSTVSGGSIVSWNWYFGDSGQSTDQNPVHIYDPGGQYIGSLVVETDLGCVDSVSKPIIVYPKPTADFNPIPACQNDENVFVDQTVVAGGSAVVSWDWDFGDNAGTSTDQSPVYLYDTSGVYTVTLITETDNGCLDTASIAADVYVLPIADFTFHDVCLYDAAVFQNTSSIQQGTITDYHWDFGNGNVSPNQQPVGQIYPQAGFYDVELLILSNNGCRDTMVQTIEIFPVPTAMFTYDTVCYPLGTSFTDLSSVGGAYNVTGWIWKFGDGTQPVQQQNPIHNYGVWGDYFVQLSVVTDSGCEADTTLGPVRVYPKPVADFSDQLANCLNDTTVFEDLSTIENGPIDSITNWNWNFTDGYSSNAQDTSHVFLNYGFYNVELSVTTNHGCQDTVVHPVEIYPLPEVKFTVDTNFGCQPFHAWFTDLSTIPSPYLLSAWQWNFGDEPGTVSTRNPDHIYYDQDLGPMDVGVYSVSLQVTSANGCVSDTTYIDYMTEYPKPDALFSVDPMRADILFPEFRITDQASPNVTDWLYDWGDNATSTIPNPVHEYADTGYYDIIQYVTTQFGCKDTAMVTVKVDPDFRFYIPSAFKPDSDGKNDEFFGSGIGIVKYRMRIYDRWGEQIFESNEYDHHWDGTYKGQQVQEGVYVYQFNILDVKGEPHIYRGGVTLFR